A window from Zingiber officinale cultivar Zhangliang chromosome 7A, Zo_v1.1, whole genome shotgun sequence encodes these proteins:
- the LOC122000525 gene encoding uncharacterized protein LOC122000525: protein MGVDSWCLEELAMDASFPSLWGFHESMEELKQKLLCTTLELEALKANAEEEVRRGEQSIGQLLILLQMVTRERDEARGHLKLLLSELSQMAKARELCRSPMPESITPDLCDSSAGGSSEFSSTKLATNTASVDYDRASATVNRLAVERSLPQKGKLLQAVLEAGPTLQTLLLAGPLPQWRNPPPWRQPFQIPPVAVKAQTPAVVNSATKRPMPMVVAPSSLIPKRQRSQCI from the exons ATGGGTGTGGATTCCTGGTGCCTGGAAGAGCTCGCCATGGACGCGAGCTTCCCTTCGCTTTGGGGCTTCCACGAA AGCATGGAGGAATTGAAGCAGAAGCTCCTGTGCACCACTCTGGAGCTGGAGGCTCTGAAAGCCAACGCCGAGGAGGAGGTGAGGAGGGGCGAGCAGAGCATTGGGCAATTGCTGATACTACTCCAAATGGTGACCCGGGAGAGAGACGAAGCAAGGGGTCATCTCAAGCTCCTGCTCTCCGAGCTCTCACAGATGGCCAAAGCGAGAGAGCTCTGCCGCTCCCCGATGCCCGAAAGCATCACCCCCGATCTGTGTGACTCCTCCGCGGGCGGATCGTCGGAGTTCTCCAGCACTAAGCTCGCCACGAACACGGCCAGTGTCGACTACGACAGGGCGAGTGCGACGGTGAATAGGCTGGCCGTGGAAAGGTCACTGCCGCAGAAAGGGAAGCTTTTGCAGGCTGTTCTGGAAGCAGGGCCGACGCTGCAAACGCTGCTGCTCGCAGGGCCACTGCCTCAGTGGAGGAATCCGCCGCCGTGGCGGCAGCCGTTTCAGATTCCTCCGGTGGCTGTCAAAGCACAAACTCCGGCGGTGGTGAATTCGGCGACGAAGAGACCGATGCCCATGGTGGTGGCGCCGTCGAGCTTGATCCCCAAGAGACAGAGGAGTCAGTGCATATGA